In Sedimentibacter sp. MB31-C6, one genomic interval encodes:
- a CDS encoding GntP family permease, with translation MNTIAVIGLILSVVVLIIGAYKGLGALPLTLLASLVVIISNGIDVWEGFATHYMQGYTGAYLSYFLLFASSSLYAELMNVSGCATSIGYQFIDWFGKKKVLLVCTLIISALTYGGVSLFVVVYAVAPIMFLLFKEADIPRHLTMACLITGSATYTMTTMPGSTALTNVIPTQYLGTTLTAAPIMGIICTLALFSLAMLYMNYSEKKARKNGEHWSSPEFALSGDSNKYEIKDRNLLPSIWKSFIPMISLVLIIIIGSRFVKNSTMLATLAMLIGAFLTFIINIDRFKDKDIKALITKGLEGGISGIGGLAGVVAFGTVVQNSVAYVKIVEWVLSLNLNTYVQGIVATMVVSAVTGSSSGGLKIMYSSLSEVFLNSGANFEVLHRLTSLSAGALDTLPHSPGLFLMFAVLGLNHKSAYKHVLACSVLIPLIVTLAATFMAVVLL, from the coding sequence ATGAATACTATTGCTGTTATTGGCCTTATTCTATCTGTAGTTGTTCTAATTATAGGTGCGTATAAAGGTCTTGGAGCATTGCCCCTTACTTTGCTTGCTTCACTTGTTGTAATAATTTCTAATGGAATCGATGTGTGGGAAGGCTTTGCCACTCACTATATGCAAGGTTACACTGGAGCTTACTTAAGTTATTTTTTACTATTTGCTAGTTCTAGTTTATATGCAGAGTTAATGAATGTTTCTGGTTGTGCTACTTCTATCGGTTACCAGTTTATCGATTGGTTTGGTAAAAAGAAAGTTCTTCTAGTATGTACATTAATAATAAGTGCACTTACCTATGGAGGTGTTAGCTTATTTGTTGTAGTTTACGCTGTTGCTCCTATTATGTTTTTATTGTTCAAAGAAGCTGATATACCACGTCACCTAACTATGGCTTGTTTGATTACAGGTTCAGCTACTTATACAATGACTACTATGCCAGGATCAACTGCTCTAACAAATGTAATACCAACTCAATATCTTGGTACAACTCTCACAGCTGCACCTATTATGGGAATTATCTGTACGTTAGCTTTATTTTCATTAGCTATGCTTTATATGAACTATTCAGAAAAAAAAGCAAGAAAAAATGGAGAGCATTGGTCATCTCCTGAATTTGCTTTATCAGGAGATTCTAATAAATACGAGATTAAGGATCGAAATTTATTACCATCTATATGGAAATCATTTATTCCTATGATTTCTCTCGTACTTATTATTATAATAGGAAGTCGTTTTGTTAAGAACTCAACCATGCTTGCTACTCTTGCCATGCTAATAGGTGCTTTTCTTACTTTTATAATAAATATTGACAGGTTTAAAGATAAGGACATAAAAGCACTCATAACAAAAGGATTAGAAGGTGGTATTAGTGGCATTGGCGGCTTAGCTGGCGTTGTTGCATTTGGTACTGTTGTTCAAAACTCTGTTGCATATGTTAAGATTGTAGAATGGGTATTAAGTCTCAACCTTAATACATATGTACAAGGTATAGTAGCTACCATGGTTGTTTCTGCAGTTACAGGTTCTTCGTCAGGTGGTCTTAAAATTATGTACAGTTCATTATCAGAGGTTTTCCTAAACTCTGGTGCAAATTTCGAAGTACTTCACAGACTGACAAGTCTCTCAGCAGGAGCATTAGATACACTACCTCATTCACCAGGATTGTTCTTAATGTTTGCAGTACTTGGTCTTAACCATAAAAGTGCTTATAAACATGTATTAGCATGTAGTGTATTAATACCTTTAATTGTTACTTTAGCTGCGACCTTCATGGCTGTTGTACTACTGTAA
- a CDS encoding MATE family efflux transporter: MNYINPLGEEKISKLLIKFSVPAIVGMMINALYNVVDRIFIGNSPELGTDGIAGITIGFPIMIIFLAMGVLFGVGGATNFSMNLGRKNYEEAENTLGNTFVMLISTGFLLMAIVQINLKPILLLFGASEAILPYSMEYMRIISLGAPFHIVSIGMNHLIRADGNPKLAMYTMFLGAGTNIILDPVFIYGFRMGMKGAALATIISQLLSFLWVVSYFIGKQSRNKLKPKYMKLKFNLVSKITVLGLPGFLLQLASSLLNATLNKSLFIYGGDIAVSGMGVINSIQTLLIMPIIGLNQGVQPIVSFNYGAQKYDRVKEAIKLAIKAATIVVTFGFLITRLFPVQLISLFNRDLDLIKFGRSAIFAWFLCFPVVGFQIIAANFFQAIGRPKSSMFLTLTRQLILLIPAIIIFPKLWGLEGLLYAAPFADFFSFLLTATFFYLSIKKL, from the coding sequence TTGAACTACATCAATCCATTGGGAGAAGAAAAAATTTCAAAGCTTTTAATTAAATTTTCTGTGCCTGCAATAGTTGGCATGATGATTAATGCTTTATATAATGTTGTTGATAGAATATTTATAGGAAATAGCCCCGAACTTGGTACTGACGGAATAGCAGGAATAACTATAGGTTTTCCAATTATGATAATATTTCTAGCAATGGGAGTTTTATTCGGTGTCGGAGGTGCCACCAACTTCTCTATGAATTTAGGAAGAAAAAATTATGAAGAAGCTGAAAATACTCTTGGCAATACCTTTGTAATGCTTATTTCAACCGGATTTTTACTCATGGCAATAGTGCAGATAAATTTAAAACCTATACTTCTTTTATTTGGAGCCAGCGAAGCAATTCTTCCCTATTCAATGGAATACATGAGGATTATTAGTTTAGGAGCACCCTTCCATATTGTCAGCATCGGTATGAATCATTTAATACGTGCTGATGGAAATCCAAAATTAGCAATGTACACAATGTTTTTAGGAGCAGGAACTAATATTATTTTAGACCCTGTATTTATTTATGGTTTTAGAATGGGTATGAAAGGAGCTGCATTAGCAACTATTATTTCACAACTACTTTCATTTTTATGGGTTGTTTCATATTTCATTGGTAAACAAAGCAGAAATAAATTAAAACCTAAATACATGAAGCTTAAGTTCAATTTAGTAAGCAAAATTACTGTATTGGGACTCCCAGGGTTTTTGCTACAATTAGCATCAAGTCTTTTAAATGCGACATTGAATAAAAGCTTATTTATATATGGCGGAGATATAGCCGTTTCAGGAATGGGCGTAATAAACAGCATACAAACATTGCTTATTATGCCTATTATTGGCTTGAATCAAGGTGTTCAGCCGATTGTAAGCTTTAATTACGGAGCCCAAAAATATGATAGAGTTAAGGAAGCAATAAAATTAGCCATAAAAGCTGCAACCATAGTTGTAACTTTTGGATTTTTAATTACCAGATTGTTCCCTGTTCAGTTAATTTCATTGTTTAATAGAGACCTGGATTTAATTAAATTCGGACGCTCGGCAATATTTGCTTGGTTCTTATGCTTCCCAGTTGTAGGCTTTCAAATTATTGCTGCAAACTTTTTTCAGGCAATAGGTAGACCAAAGTCCTCTATGTTTTTAACACTAACAAGACAATTGATTCTATTAATACCAGCAATTATAATATTCCCAAAATTATGGGGCTTAGAAGGACTTCTATATGCTGCTCCTTTCGCGGATTTTTTTTCATTTTTGTTAACAGCTACTTTCTTTTATTTAAGTATAAAGAAATTGTAA
- a CDS encoding ketopantoate reductase family protein, whose protein sequence is MKVAIYGCGAMGTVLGAFLTKNGQEVDLIDSYVDHVNALNKNGAQIVGCEKLTVPVKAITPNQMEGKYDIVYLFTKQTSNAESLPHLKEFLKDDSVVCTLQNGVPEYSVSDYIGGNRTVGGTVLWGATFVGPGVSEVTQNVSCGDILFDIGEIDGKITDRIKKVSKVLEHMGPVTIVENLMGARWSKLIYNSCMSGMSAVTGSIFGDVLDNPKASACLSYIAKEIVEICDKSSIKFEPSMGMDMRDFGIVNTEEDFIKSQECFKKFYADKRTAKASMLQDLEKGKKTEVDMINGFVVEQGKKLGIPTPFNDIVVKVIKGIENKELPLSMENLRFFEIPKF, encoded by the coding sequence ATGAAAGTAGCAATTTACGGTTGCGGCGCTATGGGAACTGTTTTAGGCGCATTCTTAACAAAAAATGGACAGGAAGTTGATTTGATTGACAGTTATGTTGATCATGTTAATGCACTGAATAAAAATGGAGCACAAATTGTTGGTTGTGAAAAGCTCACTGTTCCAGTAAAAGCCATAACACCTAATCAAATGGAAGGAAAATATGATATAGTATACTTATTTACAAAACAGACATCAAATGCTGAATCACTTCCACATCTTAAAGAATTTCTTAAAGATGACAGCGTAGTTTGTACATTACAAAATGGAGTTCCAGAATATAGCGTGTCCGATTATATTGGTGGTAACAGAACTGTTGGTGGAACAGTCCTGTGGGGAGCTACTTTTGTAGGTCCTGGTGTTTCTGAAGTTACTCAAAATGTTTCTTGTGGAGATATATTATTTGATATTGGAGAAATTGATGGAAAAATAACGGACAGAATAAAAAAGGTATCTAAAGTACTTGAGCATATGGGTCCCGTAACCATAGTAGAAAATTTAATGGGTGCACGTTGGTCTAAATTAATTTATAACAGTTGTATGAGCGGAATGTCAGCAGTTACAGGTTCAATTTTTGGAGATGTGCTTGACAATCCAAAAGCAAGTGCTTGTTTAAGCTATATTGCAAAAGAAATAGTAGAAATCTGTGATAAGTCAAGTATTAAATTCGAACCTTCAATGGGTATGGATATGAGAGATTTTGGTATAGTTAATACTGAGGAAGATTTTATAAAATCACAAGAATGCTTCAAAAAATTCTACGCAGACAAAAGAACAGCTAAAGCTAGCATGCTACAAGATTTAGAGAAAGGGAAAAAGACTGAAGTTGATATGATAAACGGATTTGTTGTTGAGCAAGGCAAAAAACTTGGAATACCAACCCCTTTCAATGATATTGTAGTAAAAGTAATTAAAGGAATAGAAAACAAGGAACTTCCATTAAGTATGGAAAATCTTAGATTCTTCGAAATACCTAAATTTTAA
- a CDS encoding nitroreductase family protein — MKFLKPITDVIKMRTSCRTYDTRGIEEEIIQKLNKYIEEINLESKDKARFIIINLIIQLKNSVHMELFLG; from the coding sequence ATGAAATTTCTGAAACCAATTACAGATGTAATTAAAATGAGAACATCCTGCAGGACATACGATACGCGGGGTATTGAAGAAGAGATTATTCAAAAATTAAATAAGTATATTGAAGAAATTAATTTAGAATCAAAAGACAAGGCTAGATTTATAATAATAAATTTAATAATTCAACTCAAAAACTCGGTACATATGGAGTTATTTCTGGGGTAA
- a CDS encoding flavodoxin family protein, giving the protein MKLLIHDLREEDSKELIGSNEDVKVIYDNNTIHSCIGCFGCWIKTPGECVIDDDYNNMGEYLSKCNEVIIISKCFYGGYSPFIKNIMDRSISYVHPYFEARNNELHHRRRYDNHFDLSVYFYGENITEKEKATAEKLVKANAVNLMCNIKDVVFLKDINSIKELEGVTL; this is encoded by the coding sequence GTGAAATTATTAATTCATGATTTAAGGGAAGAAGATTCAAAAGAATTGATTGGTAGTAATGAAGATGTAAAAGTTATTTATGATAATAATACAATTCATAGTTGCATAGGGTGCTTTGGTTGCTGGATAAAGACGCCTGGTGAATGTGTTATTGATGATGATTACAATAATATGGGTGAATATCTGTCAAAATGCAATGAAGTGATTATAATTAGTAAATGTTTTTATGGAGGATATAGTCCTTTCATTAAAAATATCATGGATAGGAGCATTTCTTATGTGCATCCGTATTTTGAAGCAAGAAATAACGAACTGCACCATAGACGAAGATATGATAATCATTTTGATTTGAGTGTATATTTTTATGGCGAGAATATTACAGAAAAAGAAAAAGCAACAGCAGAAAAATTAGTTAAAGCAAATGCAGTAAATCTTATGTGCAATATCAAAGATGTAGTATTTTTAAAAGATATTAATTCTATCAAAGAATTAGAAGGAGTGACATTATGA
- a CDS encoding prolyl-tRNA synthetase associated domain-containing protein, whose amino-acid sequence MDKYERLFDSKPDNNRIRKELDTYEVLQKLEIPFLGIDHEEAMTMEDLQAVEKALDVKVSKNLLLCNAQKTKFYMLIMPADKKFLTKNLSKQVNSSRLSFADSVYMERFLNITPGSLSIFGLMYDMDNNVQLVIDKTVLEDEYFACHPCINTSTLKIKTSDIMNIFLPLTNHEPIIVEL is encoded by the coding sequence ATGGATAAATATGAAAGGCTATTCGATTCAAAGCCAGATAATAACAGAATTCGAAAGGAATTAGATACATATGAAGTTTTACAAAAATTAGAAATACCATTTTTAGGTATAGACCACGAAGAAGCAATGACAATGGAGGATTTGCAAGCGGTGGAAAAGGCACTAGATGTAAAGGTGAGTAAAAACCTGTTACTTTGCAATGCACAAAAAACAAAATTTTATATGCTTATAATGCCAGCAGATAAAAAATTTCTTACTAAAAATTTATCTAAGCAAGTAAATAGCTCCAGACTTTCCTTCGCAGATAGCGTATATATGGAGCGATTTTTGAATATAACACCGGGTTCACTAAGTATATTTGGATTGATGTATGATATGGACAATAATGTTCAATTAGTAATAGACAAGACTGTTTTAGAAGATGAATATTTTGCATGTCATCCATGCATTAATACATCCACATTAAAAATCAAAACATCAGATATAATGAATATATTTCTTCCTTTAACTAATCACGAACCAATAATAGTAGAACTATAA
- a CDS encoding VOC family protein, giving the protein MKFKSPLLVVTNIEKSKEFYKDVLGLKVVMDFGANVTLTGGVALQTIDSWKNFIQKDNEIVFSGNDTELYFEEDDFDNFIEKLNNLKFIEYVHPVIEHSWGQRVVRFYDLDKHIIEVGENLDAVCKRFLKSGLTAEETAKRMDVPIDFVEESIVKK; this is encoded by the coding sequence ATGAAATTTAAAAGTCCTTTATTGGTTGTAACTAACATTGAAAAATCAAAAGAATTCTATAAAGATGTTTTAGGATTAAAGGTTGTTATGGATTTTGGAGCTAATGTTACATTAACTGGTGGTGTTGCTCTGCAGACGATAGACAGCTGGAAGAATTTTATTCAGAAGGACAATGAAATTGTTTTTAGCGGAAATGACACTGAATTATATTTTGAAGAAGATGATTTTGATAACTTTATTGAAAAATTAAATAATCTTAAATTTATTGAATATGTGCATCCTGTTATAGAACATAGTTGGGGACAAAGAGTAGTTCGTTTCTATGATTTGGACAAACATATTATAGAAGTTGGGGAAAATTTGGATGCAGTGTGCAAGCGGTTTTTAAAGAGTGGACTTACAGCAGAAGAAACAGCTAAGAGAATGGATGTTCCTATTGACTTTGTTGAAGAAAGCATCGTAAAAAAATAA
- a CDS encoding S-layer homology domain-containing protein, whose product MENIIKTANVAMYFKKIVSLLLALLFITSSLLTPFNLVYADDNGELIIKSMTHSKAKNIVIDGTKVKITLPYGYEAESVELKDIKYTNDSKFKLVELSFPSDSGSKALVDGPSVIMDVSYSYVDRADAKRYNTQYYIYVKRGSAPTFSGNISKTINIPKKIVFDDVDFTNIYKTNDGKDIGWISIGKASNSSLGTLIFGGNNYTSNTKISIRDIDLGKLVFEPLLKGTTEYTVTAYDKDERKYGSVKLSIKIDTPGAEVTKYSLVQDELFEFNLNDFVNACTKTVGGKLDYIIFPNIPSSSTGKLYIDYTSPDIYGTLIVAGKGYNKTNIPKMSFVPYSNYYGTFSIAYEGYNEAGNLFTGKIEITYTQKPIDADLIKYSTYENVPVNFISDNFALECKETTWKTLDYVKFKLPSKSRGRLYINYGSSSESRVSESTKYYRRDLDKITFVPYTDYRGTITISYVGYNDDGKSYTGEVEINVTRLVTDADDINYETGSYTPLNFDADDFVDECWEHTRNDLNYIKFAIPSSTYGVMYENYSSDTRYSSKVTSSAKYYERDLDDITFVPNTDYEGTFKILYTGYNSRDKFYTGAVEITVDEEIPVASAIKISTKEDTNITFDDEDFNKASKNATGKKLDYVRFSLPSTKNGKLYYKYITANKYDSAVATRTKYYYDRKPYLMNVTFVPYRDYHGTVNIDYTGYNVYGDSFTGTVKLKVISMPETEGSLYFKDVTKDYAWAASQIDYLFEQSIVNGTGNSNYRPEQNMTRGDFMLMLYRALDLSANTRGNFSDVPKDSYYYKAIATAKSLGIAKGYDNLFMPKEGITREDAMVLVDRALKTQGKKLSTGKDGDLKAFKDRNSVSDYAVTSVATLVKAGIIQGNNSNLNPESYISRSEMAVILYRVLEL is encoded by the coding sequence ATGGAAAATATAATTAAAACTGCCAATGTAGCAATGTATTTCAAGAAAATTGTTTCATTACTGCTTGCATTGTTATTTATAACCTCATCATTATTAACACCATTTAACTTAGTGTATGCCGATGACAATGGTGAATTGATTATTAAGTCAATGACTCATTCGAAAGCTAAAAATATTGTAATTGATGGAACCAAGGTAAAAATAACACTACCATATGGATATGAAGCTGAAAGTGTTGAATTAAAAGACATTAAATATACGAATGACTCAAAATTCAAGTTAGTTGAATTGTCATTTCCATCAGACTCCGGCTCTAAAGCTTTAGTTGACGGACCATCTGTGATAATGGATGTTTCTTATTCTTATGTTGACAGAGCAGATGCAAAAAGATACAACACCCAGTATTATATTTATGTTAAAAGAGGAAGTGCACCTACTTTTTCCGGAAACATATCTAAGACAATAAACATTCCAAAGAAAATTGTCTTTGATGATGTAGATTTTACAAACATATATAAAACTAATGATGGAAAAGATATAGGATGGATTTCCATAGGCAAAGCATCAAATAGTTCTTTGGGAACTTTAATATTTGGAGGAAATAATTATACATCAAATACTAAAATAAGCATTCGTGATATTGATTTAGGCAAATTAGTTTTTGAACCATTGTTAAAGGGAACAACAGAATATACTGTTACAGCTTATGACAAGGATGAAAGAAAATATGGCAGTGTAAAATTAAGTATTAAAATTGATACTCCTGGAGCAGAAGTTACTAAATATAGTTTAGTACAGGATGAATTGTTTGAATTTAATTTAAATGATTTTGTAAATGCTTGTACAAAAACAGTAGGTGGAAAATTGGATTATATTATTTTCCCAAACATTCCTTCATCCTCAACAGGCAAACTTTATATAGATTATACATCGCCTGATATTTATGGTACTTTGATTGTTGCCGGAAAAGGTTACAATAAAACAAATATTCCTAAAATGTCCTTTGTCCCATATTCTAATTATTACGGAACATTCAGTATTGCATATGAGGGTTATAATGAGGCTGGAAATCTATTTACCGGCAAAATTGAAATAACGTATACTCAAAAACCAATAGATGCAGATTTGATAAAATATTCTACTTATGAAAATGTTCCTGTAAATTTTATTTCAGATAATTTTGCTTTAGAATGCAAAGAAACTACATGGAAAACTTTGGATTATGTTAAATTTAAGCTTCCGTCCAAATCAAGGGGAAGACTTTATATAAACTATGGTTCTTCTTCAGAATCAAGGGTTTCTGAATCTACTAAATATTACAGAAGGGATTTAGATAAAATTACTTTTGTTCCATATACAGATTATAGAGGTACCATAACAATTTCTTATGTTGGTTATAATGACGATGGGAAGTCATATACAGGAGAGGTTGAAATAAATGTAACTAGGCTTGTTACAGATGCTGATGATATTAATTATGAAACCGGGTCATATACTCCTTTGAATTTTGATGCAGATGATTTTGTCGATGAATGCTGGGAACATACGAGAAATGATCTTAATTATATCAAGTTTGCAATCCCTTCTTCTACATATGGAGTAATGTATGAAAATTATTCATCAGATACAAGATACAGTTCAAAAGTAACCAGTAGTGCAAAATATTATGAACGTGACTTAGATGATATCACATTTGTTCCGAATACGGATTACGAAGGTACATTTAAAATATTATATACAGGTTATAACAGTAGGGATAAGTTCTATACAGGTGCAGTTGAAATTACCGTTGACGAAGAAATTCCGGTTGCAAGTGCAATTAAAATTTCCACAAAAGAAGATACAAATATTACTTTTGACGATGAAGATTTTAATAAAGCAAGCAAAAATGCAACTGGCAAAAAATTAGACTATGTTAGGTTTTCTTTGCCTTCTACTAAAAATGGCAAATTATATTATAAATATATAACAGCAAATAAATATGACTCAGCAGTAGCCACAAGAACAAAATATTATTATGACCGTAAACCTTATTTAATGAATGTAACATTTGTACCTTATAGGGATTATCATGGTACTGTTAACATTGATTATACCGGTTATAACGTTTATGGTGATTCATTTACAGGAACTGTGAAGCTAAAAGTTATATCAATGCCTGAAACAGAAGGCTCATTGTATTTCAAGGACGTAACTAAGGATTATGCTTGGGCAGCTTCTCAAATTGATTATTTATTCGAACAAAGCATAGTAAATGGTACCGGAAATAGTAATTACAGACCTGAACAAAATATGACTAGGGGAGATTTTATGTTGATGTTGTACAGAGCATTGGATTTAAGTGCTAATACTAGAGGCAACTTTAGTGACGTACCTAAAGACAGCTACTATTATAAAGCAATAGCAACTGCAAAGTCCCTAGGCATCGCTAAAGGTTATGACAATTTATTCATGCCTAAGGAGGGAATAACAAGGGAAGATGCAATGGTTCTTGTAGATAGAGCATTGAAAACTCAAGGTAAAAAATTATCTACAGGAAAAGACGGCGACCTAAAAGCTTTTAAAGACAGAAATTCAGTATCAGATTATGCTGTTACTTCAGTTGCAACATTGGTTAAGGCAGGTATAATACAAGGAAATAATTCGAATCTTAACCCTGAATCATACATTTCAAGATCTGAAATGGCAGTAATACTATACAGAGTATTAGAACTATAA
- a CDS encoding phosphoribosyltransferase family protein — MKKYSIEVAGVKRELPIIRINDKLSIASFVIIGDTEIICACAKEIVKIMPDVDILITAEAKGISLTFEMSRLLNMKKYIVARKSIKPYMESPIIDEVVSITTQKKQVLVLDKKDALELKGKRVAIIDDVISTGESLLAIERLVKAAGGIVTAKAAILAEGKASKRNDIIFLESLPIFEE; from the coding sequence ATGAAAAAATATTCTATAGAGGTTGCAGGAGTAAAAAGAGAACTTCCTATTATTCGAATTAATGACAAGTTAAGTATAGCTAGCTTTGTTATAATAGGAGATACAGAAATTATATGTGCTTGTGCAAAGGAAATTGTCAAAATAATGCCTGATGTTGATATTTTAATAACTGCAGAGGCAAAAGGAATTTCATTGACATTTGAAATGTCAAGATTATTAAATATGAAAAAATATATAGTTGCTCGTAAAAGCATAAAACCATATATGGAGTCGCCAATTATTGATGAAGTAGTATCAATAACCACACAAAAGAAACAAGTATTAGTACTAGATAAAAAAGATGCTTTAGAGTTGAAAGGTAAAAGGGTAGCAATTATAGATGATGTTATAAGTACAGGCGAATCCTTATTAGCGATTGAAAGATTGGTTAAAGCCGCAGGGGGAATTGTTACTGCAAAGGCTGCAATACTTGCAGAAGGAAAAGCATCTAAGCGAAATGATATAATATTTTTAGAATCTTTGCCAATTTTTGAAGAATGA
- a CDS encoding nitroreductase family protein, giving the protein MGIINNDNQDVVAFGYLFEKIILFATDLGIQTCWLGGTFKREDFLLRINLQDNEYITIVSPVGYKKGKLRIFESAMRSVVGANNRKPWRIIRDDNLYHFYLCRTKGYGVANYDIQKNDIGIAMCHFELTANELGLDGNWQEIKNINLPDEWEYVITWSAIM; this is encoded by the coding sequence GTGGGAATTATTAATAATGATAATCAGGATGTAGTTGCATTTGGGTATTTGTTTGAGAAGATAATTTTATTTGCAACTGATTTAGGTATTCAGACTTGTTGGTTAGGTGGCACATTTAAACGAGAAGATTTTTTATTGCGTATAAATCTACAAGATAATGAATATATCACTATAGTCTCACCTGTTGGCTACAAGAAAGGTAAACTTAGAATCTTTGAATCTGCAATGAGGTCAGTCGTTGGTGCTAACAATAGAAAACCATGGAGAATTATAAGAGATGATAATTTATATCATTTTTATCTTTGTAGAACAAAGGGTTATGGAGTAGCCAATTATGATATACAAAAAAATGATATTGGGATTGCAATGTGTCATTTTGAGCTTACTGCTAATGAGTTGGGGTTAGATGGAAATTGGCAGGAAATAAAAAATATTAATTTACCAGATGAATGGGAATATGTTATTACCTGGTCTGCAATAATGTAA